The Hyla sarda isolate aHylSar1 chromosome 2, aHylSar1.hap1, whole genome shotgun sequence genome includes the window gcatggctagcaggcgcgacgtcatctgAGGCCTACCGGGGCTCACTTCCGCCCTTCCTCCCTTCTAATATAATGAGCTATAAAACACCTCGATCAGACAAGGGGGAAATGCAGACCCAATCCTCTCTTCTTGCAGagcagcgctgcactgacatttggCCAGCGCGCGTTGGCTCTCCTGCTCAGGCGGAGCCTGATGATGCGGCCAGCCATGTCAGCAGCGCGCCCTGTTGTGGTGCAAGCACAGCGCtttctcctgcctgtctgattgacaggcagggagctgctcTGTGCTCGTCACGTGTCCCGGCCACAGTCTGAGATTTCGGAAGTCAGGCCAACATGAGTCTAAAATCAATAGGAGACTAGAGGCCGGGACATGTAGAGAGACCCCTAGCAGAGGGTTCTgcaaactgatttttttttcaatatatgtatatttttttttaaacatgtattTAGGAAGTTGTTAATTAAATATTACTcaccaacatataaaaagttttttgattgacaggtactctttaccaATTTTAAAAACAGGGGCCCTAGTCTCCTCTTAAAATGAAGCCATGGAACCCCATGTGTGCGACTACTCTATTAATTCTTTATAGAAACTTCCAGAGATAGCCAAGTACAACACCTCACTGCTGCATTTCAATGGGAAACTTGGGACACTCCCCATTCTCAAGATTGCTAGGATTAGGAGATAACTATTCTCCAACTATCTAGCTTCAGCTTTCAAATGGAACTTTGTGCTTAGATTTAAGGTTGAATTAGGTGAAAGCATCTCCATCACACTTGGCATCATTATTGCCAGGGCttctgcaaggatttttgtcaccctaggcaaaatTTCACTTTACCACTGCATggctcacattgcccccatgttccctcacattatcCCATATTCCCTCACAATGCCCACATATTTATTTGTATTGCCCCCCATATTCCTTACATTGCCCCCCTATATTTACCCACACTGCCCCCACATTTAATATTTGTTCTATACACTCTTTACTCCATGTCTAACTAAGGGGTGTGACTGAGGTAATAGAAGGTGTGGCTGAAAAAGTAGCATGGCATGCGAAAATTGTGCCAGGAGTCTAGCTCAATGTTCCGTCAATAATGAAGCCAACTGATCTGTGATATAGATCAGAAACTCTAAACAGTCTAAAAATGCACAAAAGTATCAAACAGATATATCAATGAGCAATCAATGAGATATCTGTTgcattcttagactgtctagtttGCACTGTATTAGAACATTTTAGCAAATATGCCCTATTGTTTGAACCCTTCTAACTCCCCATAGTATTTCTAAGATTACCGGGACTTTGGCATGAACatgtaacatagaaacatagttcataaggttgaaaagagaccagagttcatcaagctcaacctatattcctaatgagtccctactgagtttatccagaggaaggcaaaaaaccctcatactagaggtaaatattccttcccgactccaaatatggcaatcagaataaatccctggatcaacgtcctgtccctataaatctagaatccataaccagcgatgttattattctccaaaaatgcatccagccccttttaaattcttttacagagttcaccttgaccacctcctcaggcagagaattccacagtctcactgctcttacagtaaagaacccccgtctgtgctggtgtagaaaccttctttcctctaaacgtagaggatgcccccttgttatagatacagtcctgggtataaatagatcatgggagagatctctgtactgccccctggtatatttatacatagttattaggtcactcctaagccttcttttttctaaactaaataacaccaattctgataatctttctgggtactgtagtcctcccattccccgtattaccctggttgcccgtctttgaaccctctccagctccactgtatctttcttgtacactggtgcccagtatcgtacacagtattctatgtgtggtctgactcgtgatttgtacagcggtagaattatttccttgtcgtgggcatctatgcccctattgatgcatcccatgattttataagACAGTAAATCAGTTCTAGAAGACTATTAGCTTCCTACTCTCCTGAGTTGTGAGCCATtatatctcctttaacccttcatcTTCTCTACTAGGATAAAATCTTAGGGATTATTCTTCCTACTTAATAAATCAAGGTTTCAAACATCAATATTATTCTACCTTGCATATAAATCTGTTGTGCCATCTCCTGGACTAAGTTTGTCTTATTTTCCGAATTCTCAAATAAACCAATGATGGGAAAATACCTTGAAATGAAAGAAGTGGGATAGGATGAGAGTAGGGAAATTTGTAGCCTCTTATCTTCCTACACAATCTTTAGAGTTCAATAAAGGTTACAAATCCATTTAGTTATTATCTTTTCTTGTATGCAACAAAGAAAGTTACTTGTTTTGTGAATAAACCTATAACACAATTCACTTTTTTGACTACTATATTTCTATCTATAcccaatttttacttgtattgtcTAATGGACAATAGATATTGACGTACAGATGTATATTTTGCCTATGTATTGGGATATAAAGTTGTGTTTTTAAAAAGAACTAAAGGAAATAAGGGAAATATTTAAAGATATTAGAGCTCAATCTGGCCAACCCAGTTTCACTCTGAACTTTGGGGTGACAGCGGCTCGCCAAACTTTTGAACTTCTGGGTCAACAGAATAGATCGTTAACCAGAATTTGTCCAGTTTGCCATGGGTGGTCTTGTCCATCCTCCAGTGCAGCATCACAGAGAGTGTTCAGCCTGGCAGGCGTTGTCGGGAAACAGCCGCAATgcaatgcacaatatctatttatctgtgggcATGTAGATTACAgtcctgctttatacagcaactcacaaagtATGTCTTCTTAAACCTGCATcattcccttctcttctccatctggtccaggccatcatgacgatttctttcaaccacaattcttcaccgttaaagctgcaaaacaaacctattaagcgccgcacttttccagcatcagcctccagattccccttttacaagtatggaggaatacaggggtgtataggtgtaaaggggtaacatagaagtgcagaaaggtgtacattggtgacaggtgtgtagaggagtgtacatgggtgacagaggagtgtatatgggtaacagagggatgttgggggtgtagaggagtgtacatgggtgacagagggatgtagggtgtgacagaggggtgtacatgggagacagatggttgtagaagagtgtacatgggtgacagggggtgtagagtgtgacagagggttgtacatgggtgacatatggttgtagaagagtgtacatgggtgacagagggcgtagtgggtgacagaggggtgtacatgggtaacagaggggtgtagataagtgtacatgggtgacagaggggtgtagggtgtgacaggggggtgtacatgggtgacagatggttgtagaagagtgtacatgggtgacagaggggtgtagggagtgaaagtggggtgtacatgggtgacagttggGAGTAaaagaatgtacatgggtgacaggggcgtaggggggtgaaagaggggtggacaagagtgacaaggtggtaaaagaggggtggacagtggtcacaaagggacagaggggtgaatagaggGGGTTAGACATTGGTGATAAAGGGGGTTGACTGGGGGGGGTCTtcagaggggtggtgaacatgggtgacaggggatggcaaggtggacatggatgacaggaaagtggacaagggtgaaagggggtaacagagaggtgacaaaggggggtggacaggagtgacagaggggagagggtgcagtaccttaattaagctgagctGTTTTTCAACGTccttctgcgggggggggggggatctgggggCTGGGACGAATCCGGGGGCTGGGAAGAATCCGGGGGCTGGGAAAAATCTGGGGGCCCGAGAAGAATCCAGGGGCCAGGATGAATCCGTGGGCCGGGACGAATCTGTGGTCCGGGAAGAATCTAACCGGGAAGACTAACTCACGGTGCAGCAAGGGggttgctgtgtgcacagtgcgcaCGTACAGGCAATGCGCACACAGGCTTTCCTCCCCCCCTGCACAGCCATGATTTACAGGCGAGCAGGCTGGGGCGggagatttaagaaaaaaaaattgtctgctCGAGCCCGCGGAACCCCTGGCAGTTTTCAACATAACCCCAGGTTGGAAATCACTGAATTAGACAGATGCCATGGATGAGACAGATACCATGGATTAGACAGATGCCACGGATTAAACAGATGCTGCTGCTATCTGCTGCCTGTAACAACTCCATTTCGATCAAACATAACCATGTGAGTAAGAATTAGACCATATTTTCCATATGGCAACTGCTCTTGTCTCAACTCCTTAGAACTTTGTACCAATGTCAAATAAATGATAGACATCAATAAAACATTTCTATGAAGTTAACAAAGTGAAATAACTAGCTTGCTGTGAGACAATTCCTTTCATCATTATATATTAAAATGTGACTTGAGTTTTGATAATACAGGCTTGTAGCTtatatgatttctataaaagcaGATGATGCTACAATTGTAACTGAGTGTATAGAGATTGGTAACACCCAGTTTGAGTATAAAAGCGCACGGTAACAGATGTAGAAGAAGCACTCAGTGGAAACTTTTGAGCATTTCACATCCACTTCCAATTTGTATTGTGAGAAGATCCATCATGTCTCATCACTCCATCCTCGCCTCTTCTGGACACAAGCACTTCAGCTCCTGTTCTGTTGCTTTACCTAAACACTCCAGCTCGCACAGCATCTTATCCCATTCTTCTAAGCACACAGGACATGGACACAAGAAACAACATTGCTTTAGCAGCACAAGTGCCCATAGCCTTGGATCCAAGGGCCATAAGATCTCATTCGGAAGTTTTCATAAAAGTGGACATGGATCTGGAGGAATTGGTGGTGGATTTGGAGGACAGTCTGGATGTGGAGGTATCACTCCTGTGACTATAAATGAAGGCCTACTGGCTCCTCTTAACTTAGAGATAGACACCAACATCCAAAGAGTGAGAAATGACGAGAAAAACCAAATTAAAGGTCTCAACAACAAGTTTGCTTCATTTATTGacaaggtaaaataaaaaataaaaatctgctaTTTGTTATAGAGAAAAAAAGGTCTGTAAGTTGCCAATGGCTAAAATTAATTGCACACAAGTGTCCTCCTGTCATTTAGAGGAGGCTCTATATTGGGTTCATACCAGCATAATTTGTATCTTCTTTCAGGTGAGATTTCTGGAACAGCAGAATAAGATGCTGGAGACCAAATTGGGTCTTCTACAAGAACAGAGAACAGCCAGTGGTCAGATTGAGCCTTTGTTTGAGGCTTTTATCAGTAACCTTAGGAGACAACTGGAGAACCTGGAATGTGAGAGGGGTCGTCTAGATTCAGAGAGAACCAACATGGAAGGAACTGCTGAAGACCTTAGAAGAAGGTTTGCTTAAAGATTTATGAAGCTTTATTCCTTCTCAcaataagtattattattatcaaatgCATGCATCTAATCTGCCCTTTTTTGCTcagaaagtttttatttttaaattcacATTGTGAATATTTTTATTTGCGAATGATCATATTATATAGGTTACATTGGGCCTAAAAGGAAGTAGGTAGGCAAAAGCCTGTGTGAGGTGTAGACAATGAAAAAtagatatttagtttttttcaggTATGGGTCAAAATAAATTTTtggtaaacaaaaaaacaaaaatcaaaaacaAGAGAAGGACCCAACTTTGTATGTTTATGATATTGATATCCTCTTACGTGCCATAAAAGCCTTTGGCCCATCTCAGGCCCAGCAGTACCCCTTGTTAAATATAACACCAACTCAGAGCCAGTagaagtgacaaaaaaaaaaactaaaataagtcCACATCTAATACATTAACCAATAACACATTTCTTACAGCTATGAAGAAGAGATAAACAGGCGTACAGCAGCAGAGAATGAATTTGTCAGCATAAAGAGAGTAAGTATGAAACTGTAATATAAGCTAATCAGTAAAATTATTATAGTCTAAAACTACTTTGTCTtaatataacataaaaaatatgAATACAATGTTACAATGTTACAAACGTATGTATATTTTCTTTaggatgttgatgctgccttcatgaATAAAGCTGAACTTCAGGCCAAAGCAGATTCCCTCACAGATGAGATCAACTTCCTAAGGACTTTATATGATGCTGTAATAACACAATATGTGATTTAGagtatttttattaaataataaatactATAAATTCAGCCATACAATAATATAGTTATTTATATCTTACAGGAGATCAGTCAGCTCCAGGCTCAGATCTCAGACACTTCAGTAGTTGTGTCTATGGACAACAGCCGAGACCTGGACCTGGACAGTATCATCTCTGAGGTCAGAGCTCAGTATGAAGACATTGCTAACAGAAGCAGAGCTGAGGCTGAGGCCATGTACCAGTCAAGGGTAAGTGTAAACCATGGGCATTAACACATATCTGTATATCTGCATATCTCTTTATAAACAGAAATCATTAATTTCTAACAATTTACTGGACCTGTAGTTTGATGAGCTGCGTATGGCAGCCGGAAGAAATGGAAGTGATCTACAAAACAGCAGAGATGAGATCTCTAGACTCAACCAAACAGTCCAGAGACTTAAAGGAGAAATTGAGTGTGCTAAATCCCAGGTGAGCATAATAAAGTTCAACCAATGACAAACTTCTTATCTAAAATTACATGAAGTAATAGTAATTCCTAATGTATTTACAGCGTGCTGCACTGGAAAATGCCATCAATGAAGCTGAGGAACGTGGAGAAGCTGCTGTCCGAGATGCCAAGAGTAAATTGGCTGAACTAGAAGCTTCTCTACAGAGGGCCAAGCAGGACATGGCCCGCCAGATGAGGGAATACCAGGAGCTGATGAATGTCAAACTGGCTCTGGATATTGAGATTGCCACCTATAAGAAGATGCTGGAGGGAGAGGAATGCAGGTGAATAAGCCCTTCTGGAGACATAACTATCGCAACTAGTCATAAGATAATAACAAAATTCATACTGTCCCCAACCCATAGGAATGGATGAAGCTAATAGCCAAAAAGACTCAAAATAACAATAATCAGATTATCTTAATATACATGTTCAATTCTTTATCCAAACATTGAAACTTATACCGAGGCATATATtgtcaaaatattaaaataataaaatcatgATGAAACATTAAAATAACAGATATAtaggtgaaactcaaaaaatttgaataccgtgcaaaagtccattgtatttcatcaatgcaacttaaaaggaaaggtgCTCAGAAATCTGGTAGATAAATACGttcaccctggacttaatgaagcacagtggaccaacaccaagCAGATGACATGGTTCCctaaatcatagtaattggggaggagggggggctttggggttttcttgagctgtaagccataattatcacaattatgacaaatcacagcttgaactatcttgctttgcatgtaatgagtctctctcatatattagtttcactttttaagttgcattattgaaaaaaaattacttttgcacgatattctaatttttggaatttcaccttTATGTTTATTAGATAGTAAACCCTTAACACAAAAATCACGGTAATACAACACAAATATAACAATCATTCTGTTCTCTTTCAGGATCGGAGGTAACAGCTCTGTGAATATATGTAAGTATAAGCAGTATGTTTGCCTTATTCATACATTTATGCTTTAAGAAGGCATTGAGAGTATATAGAATAAAAGTGTATAACTATTTGTTGTCTATGGGTCAAATTTTGGGCATTCCACTTCTGGGACATCTACTAATATGGTAAATGGGGTTCTTCTGCTCCATTGTTCACACTTCACAAAGGAGGAGACACGGTGACCACACATGCAAGCATCTGACAGTGATAACCACACACTACCCACCTGCACCTACCAATGCCAGGAATGCCAGTCTTTACCATTCCTTTTCTATATGACATGGCAGATTCATGTGATCAAACCGGAGAAGGGGGTCACATGTATCTTCCAAGTCCCAGATTCAtagctataattaaaaaaaattgaactaCTGTATAATATTAGATGTATATATTTTCTGTAAACAAATTATTCTCCACACCTTTACAGCTGTTCTACATTCAAGCACTGGAGGCAAACACCATTCAGGAGGCCACCAGGGTGGACATCACCATTCTCATCACCACCATAAAGGGGGACATATATCCAGCAGCCATGTCTCCAGCAAACACCAGTCTGGCCACAGCCACCATTGCTGAAGTGAAATGCTAGACAACAGACCAAACACCAATACCCACTGGATGTCATGATACTAAATATATTAATGTATGCTTTGTCACTGTGCTTAAAGGAATTTGGTTTTAATACAAAAGTAGTTAACCTTAATTCATAGGATTCCTTTTCACTTGTCTATGCTGCCTTCAATAAACTGAGCTGACTGCAAAACTTATAGTCATGTCATTCTTGGTTCCTAATAATATAAACTTATAACCTGATAGTAAGAGCTGGAAACTTATAATACAATTCACATAAGTGATATATTGCCATAAAATAATTTATTGGATTTACAGTGAAAACAtcagtaaaaaatatatttttgagaCAACTGCCCAAATATGCCTCAAAAAGAGATCTTCTATGGGGTTGGTCACTACACTTAATGTATCATGGACTGAAAAATGTGAGGTCTTCTCTTTTGTGCCCTTCTCAAAGAGTTGGTCATTTGGAAAAGTTTCATAGTATTGAGTAGTTTCTTCTGTTTTCCAGTAAGGAAGGAAAGACATAATAAAATCATTATaaatttataataatttataatcaTCAACAGAATACAAAGTCTTAGGCTCACATGAAAGTGTCCATACGACATAAGTTGCTCTGTTTATGACTCAGTCCATTGGTTATGAAGCTCATCTAAGGAACTTAAATTAAGTCCCTTTCAGTCCCTTTCATTTGAACATGAAATAAAACCAACACATGTTTGATGTCACCACATGTATTCCACATGGtgaacactggggggggggggggggggggggaggagaatttttttactttttaaaccaCCTCCCAAAATGGGAAAgatagcgatcaaaaagttgtATGTACCTGAATAGGacaccaataaaaatgatactTTCCAGAAAGAACAACCCAGCTCcctcaaaaaataataaataaataaaaataaagttataggtctttgAATGtgtcattcaaaaaaaaaaaaattaaataagaagTTTCTATTGTACTGAACttataaactttatttatttatttttacacattaatTTGGTATTATTGTAATCATACTTATCAACATAATAAACATCTTTGGTATGTACTGTATAC containing:
- the LOC130355337 gene encoding keratin, type II cytoskeletal cochleal-like, giving the protein MSHHSILASSGHKHFSSCSVALPKHSSSHSILSHSSKHTGHGHKKQHCFSSTSAHSLGSKGHKISFGSFHKSGHGSGGIGGGFGGQSGCGGITPVTINEGLLAPLNLEIDTNIQRVRNDEKNQIKGLNNKFASFIDKVRFLEQQNKMLETKLGLLQEQRTASGQIEPLFEAFISNLRRQLENLECERGRLDSERTNMEGTAEDLRRSYEEEINRRTAAENEFVSIKRDVDAAFMNKAELQAKADSLTDEINFLRTLYDAEISQLQAQISDTSVVVSMDNSRDLDLDSIISEVRAQYEDIANRSRAEAEAMYQSRFDELRMAAGRNGSDLQNSRDEISRLNQTVQRLKGEIECAKSQRAALENAINEAEERGEAAVRDAKSKLAELEASLQRAKQDMARQMREYQELMNVKLALDIEIATYKKMLEGEECRIGGNSSVNISVLHSSTGGKHHSGGHQGGHHHSHHHHKGGHISSSHVSSKHQSGHSHHC